The following coding sequences are from one Bradyrhizobium sp. WSM471 window:
- a CDS encoding GlsB/YeaQ/YmgE family stress response membrane protein: MSMGGLLWIIVVGFIAGLIARWLAPGPNNPSGFILTTILGIAGAFLATFIGQAIGHYSPDQGAGIIMATIGAVVVLFIWHRLVASGVIKG, from the coding sequence ATGAGCATGGGTGGCTTGTTGTGGATCATCGTCGTCGGCTTCATCGCCGGCCTCATCGCGCGTTGGCTGGCGCCGGGACCGAACAATCCGAGCGGCTTCATCCTCACCACCATCCTCGGCATCGCCGGCGCATTTCTCGCGACCTTCATCGGCCAGGCCATCGGGCACTACAGTCCCGACCAGGGCGCGGGAATCATCATGGCCACCATTGGTGCCGTGGTGGTGCTGTTCATCTGGCACCGGCTGGTGGCGAGCGGCGTGATCAAGGGGTGA
- a CDS encoding acyl-CoA dehydrogenase family protein, producing the protein MAESDNIVVETAEKIFADLADPQTVNNDKKDSWQAPLWQALSEAGLPLAWVPDDLGGSGASLADGFALLNAAGRFAVAVPLAETMLSGWLLAQAKIASPEGEMTVLPASPKDRITLDADGALSGRARGVPFAKAAKHFAVLVHGKDGASIALVDASKGRIETGLNVGYDHSDTVTLDKVQPVTIKPAPNGFDQTTMMLMGGVARSLQIAGALESMLDISVRYSNERVAFEKKISKFQAVQHNLARLAGESAAALAAATSAADAIANAKSFDDAVYLEAASAKIRCAEAAEKGGAIAHQVHGAIGFTLEHILHRYSLRALAWRDDFGSESHWAVELGKLIANRGADELWPLVASR; encoded by the coding sequence GTGGCGGAGAGTGACAATATCGTCGTCGAGACCGCGGAGAAAATCTTCGCCGATCTCGCCGATCCGCAGACCGTCAACAACGACAAGAAGGATTCGTGGCAGGCACCACTGTGGCAGGCGCTGAGCGAGGCCGGCCTGCCGTTGGCCTGGGTGCCGGACGATCTCGGCGGCTCCGGCGCGAGCCTTGCCGACGGCTTTGCGCTGCTGAACGCAGCCGGCCGTTTCGCAGTCGCGGTTCCCCTGGCCGAGACCATGCTGTCGGGCTGGCTGCTGGCGCAGGCGAAGATCGCATCCCCCGAGGGCGAGATGACGGTGCTGCCGGCGTCGCCCAAGGATCGTATCACCCTCGATGCCGACGGTGCGCTCTCCGGCCGCGCCCGCGGCGTGCCCTTCGCAAAGGCGGCAAAGCACTTCGCGGTGCTGGTCCACGGCAAGGACGGCGCTTCGATTGCACTGGTCGATGCGAGCAAGGGTCGGATCGAGACCGGACTCAATGTCGGCTACGACCACAGCGACACCGTCACGCTCGACAAGGTGCAGCCCGTCACCATCAAGCCCGCCCCGAACGGCTTTGACCAGACCACAATGATGCTGATGGGCGGCGTCGCGCGCAGCCTTCAGATCGCGGGGGCGCTGGAATCGATGCTCGACATCTCCGTGCGCTACTCCAACGAGCGCGTCGCCTTCGAGAAGAAGATCTCCAAATTCCAGGCGGTACAGCACAACCTCGCCCGCCTCGCCGGCGAGTCGGCCGCTGCGCTTGCGGCTGCCACTTCCGCGGCCGACGCCATCGCCAACGCAAAGTCGTTCGACGACGCGGTCTACCTCGAAGCCGCCTCGGCAAAAATCCGCTGCGCGGAAGCTGCGGAAAAGGGCGGCGCTATCGCGCATCAGGTCCATGGCGCGATCGGCTTCACCCTGGAGCACATCCTGCACCGCTACTCGCTGCGGGCATTGGCCTGGCGCGATGATTTCGGTTCGGAAAGCCACTGGGCCGTCGAGCTCGGCAAGCTAATCGCAAACCGCGGCGCCGACGAATTGTGGCCGCTCGTGGCTTCGCGCTGA
- a CDS encoding SDR family NAD(P)-dependent oxidoreductase: MAKDSLCAIVTGSASGLGAATAEILARSGARLVINYSSSQREAEATAELCRKAGSPEVLVAQGDVSKDDDCRKIVAAASGWGRLDVLVNNAGTTKHVAHADLDGLSAEDFQRLYGVNTIGPFQMVRAARGLLEAGAKASGRPSAVVNISSVAGISGVGSSIAYAASKGALNTMTLSLSRALAPLIRVNTVCPGYIDTPWFTKGRGEAGAKQVRDSVVAKVPLKVASSAEDIAQLVCFLAMPASSNMTGEVVRMDAGMHLVT; the protein is encoded by the coding sequence ATGGCAAAGGACAGTTTGTGCGCAATCGTGACGGGGTCCGCCTCCGGCCTGGGTGCTGCGACCGCGGAAATTCTCGCACGGAGCGGAGCGCGGCTCGTCATCAACTATTCCTCGAGCCAGAGGGAAGCGGAGGCGACCGCGGAGCTTTGCCGCAAGGCGGGCTCACCGGAAGTTCTGGTCGCGCAGGGCGACGTCTCGAAGGATGACGATTGCCGCAAGATCGTCGCGGCAGCCAGCGGCTGGGGCCGACTCGACGTGCTCGTCAACAATGCTGGCACCACCAAGCATGTCGCCCATGCCGATCTCGATGGATTGTCGGCGGAAGATTTCCAACGCCTGTACGGCGTCAATACCATCGGCCCGTTCCAGATGGTGCGCGCGGCGCGCGGCCTGCTCGAGGCCGGCGCCAAGGCCTCTGGGCGGCCGTCCGCCGTGGTCAACATCTCCTCGGTCGCCGGCATCAGCGGCGTCGGATCGTCGATTGCGTACGCTGCAAGCAAGGGCGCGCTCAACACCATGACGCTGTCGCTGTCGCGCGCGCTGGCGCCGCTGATCCGCGTCAACACGGTGTGTCCCGGCTATATCGATACGCCGTGGTTCACCAAGGGCCGCGGCGAGGCGGGCGCAAAGCAGGTGCGCGACAGCGTCGTGGCGAAGGTACCGCTGAAGGTTGCATCATCGGCGGAAGACATCGCCCAGCTCGTCTGCTTCCTGGCGATGCCGGCCTCCAGCAACATGACCGGCGAGGTCGTGCGCATGGATGCGGGGATGCATTTGGTGACGTGA
- a CDS encoding amidohydrolase/deacetylase family metallohydrolase has protein sequence MPFDLILRGGRVVDPSQKLDAVTDVAFSGGKIAAIGTGLKADPGTDVRDVSRYIVTPGLIDLHTHVYWGGTSLGIDAEEFCRLSGVTTAVDTGSAGPGNFAGFRKHVIEPSQVRILAYLHVSHAGIFGFSHRIMVGESEELRLMNPIEAAKVADANRDLIVGIKVRVGLHSSGTSGVVPLDIAIEVANEVGMPLMAHIDHPPPSYEEVLARLRPGDVLTHAFRPFPNTPATAQGTVKRAVLDARERGVLFDIGHGKGSFAFKTARAMLANGFYPDTISSDIHQLCIDGPAFDQVTTLSKFLCMGMPLSDVIATSTVNAAMALRRPELGSLKPGSVGDATLISVREGQFDYEDVVGEHLIGDRKIVSEGVVIGGRWWHPN, from the coding sequence ATGCCCTTCGACTTGATCCTGCGCGGCGGCCGTGTGGTCGACCCGTCCCAGAAGCTCGATGCCGTGACCGATGTCGCCTTTTCGGGCGGCAAGATCGCTGCGATCGGCACCGGGCTCAAGGCCGATCCGGGCACCGACGTGCGCGACGTGTCTCGCTACATCGTGACGCCGGGGCTGATCGATCTCCACACCCATGTCTATTGGGGCGGCACGTCGCTTGGCATCGACGCCGAGGAGTTCTGCCGCCTCTCCGGCGTCACCACCGCGGTCGACACCGGCAGCGCGGGGCCCGGCAATTTCGCCGGATTCCGCAAGCACGTGATCGAGCCGAGCCAGGTCCGCATTCTCGCTTATCTTCACGTGTCGCATGCCGGCATTTTCGGCTTCTCGCACCGGATCATGGTCGGCGAGAGCGAGGAGCTGCGGCTGATGAATCCGATCGAGGCGGCCAAGGTGGCCGACGCCAACCGCGACCTCATTGTCGGCATCAAGGTGCGCGTGGGCTTGCACTCCTCGGGCACGTCGGGCGTCGTGCCGCTCGACATCGCGATCGAGGTCGCGAACGAAGTCGGCATGCCCCTGATGGCGCATATCGATCATCCGCCGCCGAGCTATGAGGAGGTGCTGGCGCGCCTGCGCCCCGGCGACGTGCTCACCCATGCGTTCCGGCCCTTCCCCAACACGCCCGCGACCGCGCAGGGGACGGTGAAGCGGGCGGTGCTCGACGCGCGCGAGCGCGGCGTGCTGTTCGACATCGGCCACGGCAAGGGCTCGTTCGCGTTCAAGACCGCACGTGCCATGCTCGCCAACGGCTTCTATCCGGACACGATCTCGTCCGACATTCATCAACTCTGCATCGACGGCCCGGCCTTCGATCAGGTGACGACCCTTTCGAAATTCCTGTGCATGGGCATGCCGCTGTCCGACGTCATCGCAACTTCGACTGTCAACGCTGCGATGGCGCTGCGGCGCCCCGAGCTCGGCAGCCTCAAGCCGGGCAGCGTCGGCGACGCCACGCTGATCTCGGTGAGGGAAGGCCAGTTCGACTACGAGGACGTCGTCGGCGAGCACCTGATCGGCGATCGCAAGATCGTCTCCGAGGGCGTCGTCATCGGCGGCCGCTGGTGGCATCCGAACTGA
- a CDS encoding tripartite tricarboxylate transporter substrate-binding protein → MKITRRTLLAAPAILAMTPALGQASKITLVVPFPPGGSTDAMARLLQSHLQTKLNRIVIVENKSGAAGALGAAQVAKSPPDGPTFLVTFDSHAVIPSILDKPPVDVERELMPVLLVGTAPYVIAAGAGRPYKSFSDVVAACKATPGAVKYASVGIGTLGHLAMTVLGNKAGVEITHVPYRGGGPAMNDVLGGHVDLIAGSAALVAAQLGTNMLRPILQLGRERLPGLPDTPTAIEAGFPDFETLAWWGIFAPTGTPPDIVAALATASKEILSEPATAAQLKDTQQMTLLLEDGPAFKTFFDKQVATWGKVVKDNNIRA, encoded by the coding sequence ATGAAGATCACACGACGGACGCTGCTCGCGGCGCCGGCTATTCTCGCGATGACGCCGGCGTTGGGCCAGGCTTCAAAAATCACGCTGGTGGTGCCGTTTCCGCCGGGCGGATCGACCGATGCGATGGCGCGGCTGCTCCAGAGCCACCTGCAAACCAAGCTCAACCGCATCGTCATTGTCGAGAACAAGTCGGGCGCCGCCGGCGCGCTCGGCGCGGCGCAGGTCGCCAAGAGCCCGCCTGACGGCCCGACGTTCCTGGTCACCTTCGATTCCCACGCGGTGATCCCCTCCATCCTCGACAAGCCGCCCGTCGATGTCGAGCGCGAACTGATGCCGGTGTTGCTGGTCGGCACCGCGCCTTACGTGATCGCCGCCGGTGCGGGCCGTCCCTACAAGAGCTTTTCCGACGTGGTGGCGGCCTGCAAGGCGACGCCCGGCGCGGTGAAATATGCCTCCGTCGGCATCGGCACGCTCGGCCATCTCGCCATGACCGTGCTCGGCAACAAGGCCGGCGTCGAGATCACGCACGTGCCCTATCGCGGCGGCGGCCCTGCGATGAACGACGTGCTCGGCGGCCATGTCGACCTGATCGCGGGATCGGCGGCGCTGGTCGCAGCCCAACTCGGCACCAACATGCTGCGTCCGATCCTGCAGCTCGGCCGCGAGCGGCTGCCGGGCCTGCCGGATACGCCGACCGCGATCGAGGCGGGCTTTCCGGATTTCGAGACGCTGGCCTGGTGGGGCATCTTCGCGCCCACCGGCACGCCGCCGGACATCGTCGCAGCCCTCGCGACGGCGTCCAAGGAGATCCTGAGCGAGCCCGCGACCGCCGCCCAGCTCAAGGACACCCAGCAGATGACGCTGCTGCTCGAGGACGGCCCCGCCTTCAAGACCTTCTTCGACAAGCAGGTCGCCACTTGGGGCAAGGTGGTGAAGGACAACAATATCAGGGCGTGA
- a CDS encoding acyl-CoA dehydrogenase family protein produces MTAALRFDPIRLPEKCEQLRKEVRAFLAEEIAAGTFDPHKPNREDTDAPEFSRRVGAKGWLGMTWPKKYGGQERSFLERYVVTEEMRVANAPTRRFFVADRQSGPVLIKYAPEHIKMDILPRICRGEICFAIGMSEPNSGSDLFAAKTRATKTDGGYLINGTKIWTSSAHIADYMIAIFRTSQPTKENRRHGLTQFLVKMKQPGIQVNPIGQITGQYEFNEVVFTDFFVPDDHVLGEVDGAWKQATSELAYERSGPERFLETYYVLTELVRAVGPNPDTRSAEGIGRLVAQLHTMRRMSVSVAGMLQAGKEPVVEASIVKDIGTVWEQQLPHRVRDLAAFLEETATNRETLERQLDFAIKTAPKLTIQGGTTEVLRGIIARGLGLR; encoded by the coding sequence ATGACCGCTGCCCTCCGTTTCGATCCGATCCGCCTGCCCGAGAAGTGCGAGCAATTGCGCAAGGAGGTTCGCGCCTTCCTCGCTGAAGAGATCGCCGCCGGCACCTTCGATCCGCACAAGCCCAACCGCGAAGACACCGACGCGCCGGAATTTTCCCGCAGGGTCGGCGCCAAGGGCTGGCTCGGCATGACCTGGCCGAAGAAGTATGGCGGCCAGGAGCGCTCGTTTCTCGAACGCTACGTGGTGACCGAGGAGATGCGCGTCGCCAACGCGCCGACGCGGCGGTTCTTCGTCGCCGACCGCCAGAGCGGGCCGGTGCTGATCAAGTACGCGCCCGAGCACATCAAGATGGACATCCTGCCGCGCATTTGCCGCGGCGAGATCTGCTTTGCGATCGGCATGAGCGAACCGAACTCCGGCTCGGACCTGTTCGCCGCGAAGACGCGCGCGACCAAGACCGACGGCGGCTATCTCATCAACGGCACCAAGATCTGGACCTCGTCGGCCCACATCGCCGACTACATGATCGCGATCTTCCGGACCTCGCAGCCGACCAAGGAGAACCGCCGTCACGGCCTGACGCAGTTCCTGGTCAAGATGAAGCAGCCGGGAATCCAGGTGAACCCGATCGGCCAGATCACCGGCCAGTACGAGTTCAACGAGGTCGTCTTCACCGACTTCTTCGTGCCCGACGATCATGTGCTCGGTGAAGTCGATGGCGCCTGGAAGCAGGCGACCAGCGAGCTCGCTTATGAGCGTTCGGGCCCCGAGCGTTTCCTGGAGACCTATTACGTGCTGACCGAGCTGGTTCGCGCGGTCGGCCCAAACCCGGACACGCGCAGCGCCGAAGGCATCGGCCGGCTGGTGGCACAGCTCCACACCATGCGGCGCATGTCGGTCTCGGTCGCAGGCATGCTGCAGGCCGGCAAGGAGCCCGTCGTCGAAGCGTCCATCGTCAAGGACATCGGCACGGTGTGGGAGCAGCAGCTTCCGCACCGCGTGCGCGATCTCGCCGCTTTCCTCGAGGAGACCGCGACCAACCGCGAGACGCTGGAGCGGCAGCTCGACTTCGCCATCAAGACCGCGCCGAAACTCACCATCCAGGGCGGTACCACCGAGGTGCTGCGCGGCATCATCGCCCGCGGGCTTGGCTTGCGCTAA
- a CDS encoding 2-dehydropantoate 2-reductase, producing the protein MMTDRPIVVAGAGAIGCFVGGTLAAGGRRVALLVRPRVKSEIERFGLLLTDFDGSQKKLGAGRLALSEDPAILHSAGIVLVTVKSADTAGVADQIAQHAPQDAVIVSLQNGVGNVAVLRERLGDRRVLAGMVPFNVVGMGEGRFHRSTSGDIHVGQDDTNTAAALSVPGLAMRASRDITGVQWGKLIINLNNALSALSDMPLAAQLASREWRRLFADQMAEGLAAMRAAGITPVSATPIPSSWTPTLLRLPDPIFNPILGRTMKIDPEARSSMWQDLKQGRKTEIDYLQGAIIALAEQNNVDVPLSRRIVALIQEAESAGQGPPRLSPQQIRG; encoded by the coding sequence GTGATGACGGATCGACCGATCGTGGTGGCCGGCGCGGGCGCCATCGGATGTTTCGTCGGCGGCACTCTGGCGGCCGGCGGCCGCCGCGTCGCGCTCCTGGTGCGGCCGCGGGTGAAGTCCGAGATCGAGCGGTTCGGCTTGCTTCTGACCGATTTCGACGGCTCGCAGAAGAAGCTCGGCGCGGGCCGACTCGCGCTGTCGGAAGATCCCGCGATCTTGCACAGCGCCGGCATCGTGCTGGTCACGGTGAAGAGCGCCGACACGGCCGGTGTCGCGGACCAGATCGCGCAGCATGCGCCGCAAGACGCCGTCATCGTCTCGCTGCAGAACGGCGTCGGCAATGTCGCGGTGCTGCGCGAGCGCCTCGGCGACCGCCGCGTGCTCGCCGGCATGGTGCCTTTCAACGTGGTCGGGATGGGCGAGGGCCGCTTCCACCGCTCGACCTCCGGCGACATTCATGTTGGCCAAGATGATACGAACACGGCCGCGGCGCTGTCGGTGCCCGGGCTCGCCATGCGCGCGAGCCGCGACATCACCGGCGTGCAATGGGGCAAGCTGATCATCAATTTGAACAACGCGCTCAGCGCCTTGTCCGATATGCCGCTCGCCGCGCAATTGGCGAGCCGCGAATGGCGAAGGCTGTTCGCCGATCAGATGGCGGAGGGGCTGGCCGCGATGAGGGCCGCCGGCATCACACCGGTCTCGGCGACGCCGATCCCGTCATCCTGGACGCCCACCTTGCTGAGACTGCCTGATCCGATTTTCAACCCGATCCTGGGAAGGACCATGAAGATCGATCCCGAGGCGCGTTCCTCGATGTGGCAGGATTTGAAGCAGGGCCGCAAGACCGAGATCGACTATCTCCAGGGCGCGATCATCGCGCTCGCCGAGCAGAACAATGTTGACGTGCCGCTGTCGCGCCGCATTGTTGCGCTGATCCAGGAGGCCGAGAGCGCGGGCCAGGGTCCGCCGCGGCTGTCGCCGCAGCAGATCCGCGGGTAA
- a CDS encoding AMP-binding protein, whose product MLLPLSDVPRWYAARKPQGTMAVRHGQDTLTWDALERGANRRARAFMARGVKAGDFVAIGLPNGNAFFETSFAVWKCGATPTSLSWRLPRGEAAAVLDILKPALVVGGEADWNAPNRLPADFVPEGFSDETLTAPVARYWKAMTSGGSTGRPKVILDHQPAVIDTVAAPPLNIPFGVSLLNPGPLYHNAPFIVSHYALFTGGQLTGLVKFDAEEALRQIARARVQWVNFVPTMMHRIWALPEHVRNTYDLSSLQTVFHMAAPMPPWLKENWIAWLGPERIWELYGGTERQGSCIISGTEWLTHKGSVGKIGEMARLRIIGEDGNDVAPGESGEIYFLNNDGKDATYHYLGAEPKRRADGWESLGDIGRLDAEGYLYLGDRLADMVLRGGANIYPAEVEAAVSAGPGVRSCVVVGLPDPELGQRVHAIIEPEGDADGQAIADGMADFLRDRLSRYKHPESFEIVTAPPRDDSGKVRRTLLRDERAAWMKEGRAFRIWPAKARADAD is encoded by the coding sequence ATGCTGCTGCCCCTGTCCGACGTGCCGCGCTGGTACGCGGCGCGCAAACCTCAAGGCACGATGGCCGTCCGTCACGGGCAGGATACGCTGACATGGGATGCGCTCGAGCGCGGCGCCAACCGACGCGCGCGGGCGTTCATGGCCAGGGGCGTCAAGGCCGGCGACTTTGTCGCGATCGGGTTGCCGAACGGCAATGCGTTCTTCGAGACATCGTTTGCGGTGTGGAAATGCGGAGCGACGCCGACCTCGCTGTCATGGCGGCTGCCGCGGGGCGAGGCCGCCGCGGTGCTCGACATCCTGAAGCCGGCGCTGGTGGTCGGCGGCGAAGCCGACTGGAACGCGCCGAACCGTCTGCCCGCGGATTTCGTGCCGGAAGGATTTTCGGACGAGACGCTCACCGCACCGGTGGCGCGCTATTGGAAGGCGATGACCAGCGGCGGATCGACCGGCCGCCCGAAGGTGATCCTCGATCACCAGCCGGCAGTGATCGACACGGTCGCCGCGCCGCCGCTCAACATCCCGTTCGGGGTCTCGCTGCTCAATCCCGGCCCGCTCTATCACAATGCGCCGTTCATCGTGTCGCATTACGCGCTGTTCACCGGCGGCCAGCTCACCGGCCTCGTCAAGTTCGACGCCGAGGAGGCGCTGCGGCAAATCGCGCGCGCGCGCGTGCAATGGGTCAATTTCGTGCCGACGATGATGCATCGGATCTGGGCGCTGCCGGAGCACGTGCGCAACACCTATGATCTGTCGAGCCTGCAAACCGTCTTCCACATGGCCGCTCCGATGCCACCCTGGCTGAAGGAGAACTGGATCGCCTGGCTCGGACCCGAGCGGATCTGGGAGCTCTATGGCGGCACCGAGCGACAAGGCTCCTGCATCATCTCCGGCACGGAATGGCTGACGCACAAGGGTTCGGTCGGCAAGATCGGCGAGATGGCGCGCTTGCGCATCATCGGCGAGGACGGCAACGACGTCGCGCCAGGCGAGAGCGGCGAGATCTATTTCCTCAACAATGACGGCAAGGATGCCACCTATCACTATCTCGGCGCCGAGCCGAAGCGCCGTGCGGACGGCTGGGAATCGCTCGGCGATATCGGCAGGCTGGATGCGGAAGGCTACCTTTATCTCGGTGACCGCCTCGCCGACATGGTGCTGCGCGGCGGCGCCAACATCTATCCCGCCGAGGTCGAAGCTGCCGTCTCCGCCGGTCCGGGCGTGCGCTCCTGCGTGGTGGTGGGATTGCCCGATCCGGAATTGGGCCAGCGCGTGCACGCCATCATCGAGCCGGAGGGCGATGCGGACGGTCAGGCCATTGCCGACGGCATGGCGGATTTTTTGAGGGACCGGCTCAGCCGCTACAAGCACCCCGAGAGCTTCGAGATCGTCACCGCCCCGCCACGCGACGATTCCGGAAAAGTTCGCCGCACCCTGTTGCGCGACGAGCGCGCGGCGTGGATGAAGGAGGGGCGTGCCTTCCGGATTTGGCCGGCGAAGGCAAGGGCGGACGCCGATTAA
- a CDS encoding dimethylsulfonioproprionate lyase family protein, with the protein MSQKDEFHNLDDTADGLFRELAAGVTTRIFSGEQAMLSVVTLAPHAQGTLHHHPEEQWGVLLDGSAIRVQGSEEIAVKKGDFWRTPGNVPHTMRAGPDGARVLDIFSPPRPEYRKAGSGFGTT; encoded by the coding sequence GTGAGCCAGAAGGACGAATTCCACAATCTCGACGATACCGCCGACGGGCTGTTTCGCGAGCTCGCGGCAGGGGTGACCACGCGCATCTTCTCCGGCGAGCAGGCCATGCTGTCGGTGGTGACGCTGGCGCCGCATGCGCAAGGCACGCTGCACCATCATCCCGAGGAGCAATGGGGCGTGCTGCTCGACGGCTCCGCCATCCGAGTCCAGGGCAGTGAGGAGATAGCCGTGAAGAAGGGCGACTTCTGGCGCACGCCGGGTAATGTGCCGCACACCATGCGCGCCGGCCCCGACGGCGCCCGCGTGCTGGACATTTTCAGTCCGCCGCGGCCAGAATACAGAAAAGCGGGATCCGGTTTCGGGACGACTTAA
- a CDS encoding RraA family protein gives MTITIAANAVPKPPAEIIEGFRGAPTSVISDNLGRLPGAVGLKPYHRGAKLVGTAFTVRTRPGDNLAIHRALELVGPGDVIVVDGGGDETRALVGEIMKNIAQWRKAEGYVIDGAIRDVAAFAADDFPCYARAVIHRGPYKNGPGEINVPVSIGGSVISPGDIVVGDEDGVVSFAAAGAAALLDAVRAQVAREEETLKAIREGRYQGSYGKS, from the coding sequence ATGACCATTACCATCGCTGCGAACGCCGTGCCGAAGCCGCCGGCCGAGATCATCGAGGGTTTTCGCGGCGCGCCGACCTCGGTCATTTCGGACAATCTCGGCCGGCTGCCGGGCGCCGTCGGGCTCAAGCCCTATCACCGCGGCGCCAAGCTGGTGGGCACGGCCTTCACGGTCCGCACCCGTCCTGGCGACAATCTCGCCATCCACCGCGCGCTCGAACTGGTGGGCCCCGGCGACGTCATCGTGGTCGATGGCGGCGGCGATGAGACCCGCGCGCTGGTCGGCGAGATCATGAAGAACATCGCGCAGTGGCGCAAAGCCGAAGGCTATGTCATCGACGGCGCGATCCGCGACGTTGCGGCGTTCGCGGCCGATGACTTTCCATGTTATGCCCGCGCCGTGATCCACCGCGGCCCCTACAAGAACGGCCCCGGCGAGATCAACGTGCCTGTTTCGATCGGCGGCAGCGTGATCTCGCCCGGCGACATCGTCGTTGGCGACGAGGACGGCGTGGTGTCGTTTGCCGCCGCCGGTGCCGCGGCTCTGCTGGACGCCGTGCGCGCCCAGGTCGCGCGCGAAGAGGAGACGCTGAAGGCGATCCGCGAGGGCCGTTATCAGGGCTCGTATGGCAAATCCTGA
- a CDS encoding YidB family protein has protein sequence MGLLDVLNGMQNGPRGPSTPSSQSSSSGGMSPMTMALLGLLAWKAFKHLSGNQSGSAPQPSPAPTPTHLPPSVNAGAGGGLGDLLKGGLGGLLAGGAAGSVLSGGLGDLLNQLQQSGHGDAANTWVGKGQNKAIAPGDLANALGADQIESLSAQSGLSRDELLSGLSQYLPQVVDHLTPDGRLPTEQEIAGRV, from the coding sequence ATGGGTTTGCTCGACGTCCTCAACGGCATGCAGAACGGCCCGCGCGGGCCAAGCACGCCGAGTTCACAATCCTCATCCAGCGGCGGCATGTCGCCCATGACCATGGCGCTGCTTGGCCTGCTCGCCTGGAAGGCATTCAAGCATTTGAGCGGCAATCAGAGCGGCAGCGCGCCGCAGCCGTCCCCGGCCCCGACGCCGACGCATCTCCCCCCTTCGGTGAATGCGGGCGCTGGCGGCGGCCTCGGTGACCTGTTGAAGGGTGGCCTTGGCGGCCTGCTCGCGGGCGGCGCGGCCGGCAGCGTGCTCAGCGGTGGGCTCGGCGATCTCCTCAATCAGCTCCAGCAGAGCGGTCATGGCGACGCTGCCAATACCTGGGTCGGCAAGGGCCAGAACAAGGCAATCGCTCCAGGCGATCTCGCCAATGCGCTCGGCGCCGACCAGATCGAGAGCCTGTCGGCCCAGAGCGGCCTGTCGCGTGACGAGCTGCTCTCCGGCCTCAGCCAGTATCTGCCGCAGGTGGTCGATCATCTGACGCCGGACGGACGGCTGCCGACCGAGCAAGAGATCGCGGGCAGAGTCTGA